A single genomic interval of Nerophis ophidion isolate RoL-2023_Sa linkage group LG11, RoL_Noph_v1.0, whole genome shotgun sequence harbors:
- the azi2 gene encoding 5-azacytidine-induced protein 2 isoform X2, with amino-acid sequence MEPLAVDDDICILKYETAYTAAGESPVSVCAGDESVASHFALVTAYEDIKKRLRETERENTLLRKRVKQLEDKLFRPEAPPSEGPQYVNKAFSAYRGIYIEKEDLQMELNKLKKEKSESERLLTEQLQSKELELLQLRTEMETSQVMKSLNSPQDYWQVNCATAEHKIYKLQEELEKLTLENSRHLERSGEELRGLNGPNMEPICDELSSRERSMQQAYEALCSEFTGLHSGLKFQTGLIRKLRPLISETRQVPIQCLEDVETNHHPVLQAPVHRPPSAPPLPSCSGRPCPPTGGPSSTLPPDSLRDDCWYNGPWPTHGEALIGNETSSVVLPPPPLNQASIDDSSRSFPSPPKPSDALFWEGQSAASNSSSSIGNLSPQSPPNTEWVKPF; translated from the exons ATGGAGCCCCTGGCTGTGGATGATGACATCTGCATCCTGAAATACGAGACAGCCTACACAGCTGCTGGAGAGAGTCCCGTATCAGTATGTGCTGGCGATGAATCTGTAGCTTCTCACTTTGCCCTCGTCACAGCCTACGAGGACATCAAGAAGCGGCTAAGAGAGACTGAACGAGAGAACACATTACTAAGGAAACGAGTCAAGCAGTTGGAGGACAAG CTCTTTCGGCCTGAGGCACCGCCATCAGAGGGTCCCCAATATGTAAACAAGGCCTTCAGCGCATATCGAGGTATCTATATTGAAAAGGAGGACCTGCAGATGGAGCTTAACAAACTG AAAAAAGAGAAGAGTGAGAGTGAGCGGCTGCTGACAGAGCAGCTCCAAAGCAAAGAGCTAGAGTTGCTTCAGCTGAGGACAGAGATGGAGACCAGCCAAG TGATGAAGAGCCTGAACAGCCCTCAAGACTACTGGCAAGTTAACTGTGCCACTGCCGAACACAAGATCTACAAACTTCAGGAGGAGCTGGAGAAGCTCACACTGGAAAACAGCAGACATTTGGAGAGGAGTGGG GAGGAACTACGTGGCCTCAATGGACCAAACATGGAACCGATATGTGATGAGTTGAGTTCCAG AGAGAGGAGCATGCAGCAGGCATACGAGGCTTTGTGCTCAGAGTTCACCGGTCTCCATTCAGGGCTGAAATTCCAAACAGGCCTGATTCGGAAGCTGAGACCGTTAATCAGTGAGACAAGACAAG TTCCAATTCAGTGTCTGGAAGACGTGGAGACCAACCACCATCCAGTCCTCCAGGCTCCAGTACATCGACCCCCTAGCGCTCCACCACTGCCCTCTTGTTCTGGGCGTCCTTGTCCTCCTACTGGTGGTCCAAGCAGCACTCTGCCACCGGACAGTTTGAGGGACGACTGCTGGTACAACGGTCCGTGGCCAACACACGGAGAAGCTCTGATTGGGAACGAGACCTCTTCTGTTGTTTTGCCCCCACCTCCTCTTAACCAGGCATCCATAGATGACAGCTCGAGGTCCTTCCCAAGCCCGCCCAAACCGAGCGACGCCCTTTTCTGGGAGGGACAGTCTGCTGCCTCAAATTCATCTTCCTCAATTGGAAACTTAAGTCCTCAGAGCCCTCCTAACACAGAGTGGGTCAAGCCCTTTTGA
- the azi2 gene encoding 5-azacytidine-induced protein 2 isoform X1 — MEPLAVDDDICILKYETAYTAAGESPVSVCAGDESVASHFALVTAYEDIKKRLRETERENTLLRKRVKQLEDKLFRPEAPPSEGPQYVNKAFSAYRGIYIEKEDLQMELNKLKKEKSESERLLTEQLQSKELELLQLRTEMETSQVMKSLNSPQDYWQVNCATAEHKIYKLQEELEKLTLENSRHLERSGEELRGLNGPNMEPICDELSSSRERSMQQAYEALCSEFTGLHSGLKFQTGLIRKLRPLISETRQVPIQCLEDVETNHHPVLQAPVHRPPSAPPLPSCSGRPCPPTGGPSSTLPPDSLRDDCWYNGPWPTHGEALIGNETSSVVLPPPPLNQASIDDSSRSFPSPPKPSDALFWEGQSAASNSSSSIGNLSPQSPPNTEWVKPF, encoded by the exons ATGGAGCCCCTGGCTGTGGATGATGACATCTGCATCCTGAAATACGAGACAGCCTACACAGCTGCTGGAGAGAGTCCCGTATCAGTATGTGCTGGCGATGAATCTGTAGCTTCTCACTTTGCCCTCGTCACAGCCTACGAGGACATCAAGAAGCGGCTAAGAGAGACTGAACGAGAGAACACATTACTAAGGAAACGAGTCAAGCAGTTGGAGGACAAG CTCTTTCGGCCTGAGGCACCGCCATCAGAGGGTCCCCAATATGTAAACAAGGCCTTCAGCGCATATCGAGGTATCTATATTGAAAAGGAGGACCTGCAGATGGAGCTTAACAAACTG AAAAAAGAGAAGAGTGAGAGTGAGCGGCTGCTGACAGAGCAGCTCCAAAGCAAAGAGCTAGAGTTGCTTCAGCTGAGGACAGAGATGGAGACCAGCCAAG TGATGAAGAGCCTGAACAGCCCTCAAGACTACTGGCAAGTTAACTGTGCCACTGCCGAACACAAGATCTACAAACTTCAGGAGGAGCTGGAGAAGCTCACACTGGAAAACAGCAGACATTTGGAGAGGAGTGGG GAGGAACTACGTGGCCTCAATGGACCAAACATGGAACCGATATGTGATGAGTTGAGTTCCAG CAGAGAGAGGAGCATGCAGCAGGCATACGAGGCTTTGTGCTCAGAGTTCACCGGTCTCCATTCAGGGCTGAAATTCCAAACAGGCCTGATTCGGAAGCTGAGACCGTTAATCAGTGAGACAAGACAAG TTCCAATTCAGTGTCTGGAAGACGTGGAGACCAACCACCATCCAGTCCTCCAGGCTCCAGTACATCGACCCCCTAGCGCTCCACCACTGCCCTCTTGTTCTGGGCGTCCTTGTCCTCCTACTGGTGGTCCAAGCAGCACTCTGCCACCGGACAGTTTGAGGGACGACTGCTGGTACAACGGTCCGTGGCCAACACACGGAGAAGCTCTGATTGGGAACGAGACCTCTTCTGTTGTTTTGCCCCCACCTCCTCTTAACCAGGCATCCATAGATGACAGCTCGAGGTCCTTCCCAAGCCCGCCCAAACCGAGCGACGCCCTTTTCTGGGAGGGACAGTCTGCTGCCTCAAATTCATCTTCCTCAATTGGAAACTTAAGTCCTCAGAGCCCTCCTAACACAGAGTGGGTCAAGCCCTTTTGA